The Bactrocera dorsalis isolate Fly_Bdor chromosome 3, ASM2337382v1, whole genome shotgun sequence genomic interval AGAAAGTTCAAATTTGagtaacaattttttctttgtcaCCGCTACTAGTGCTGGCAATTCTCAACGAGTTTATGAAAAGCTGCTAAAAGCCattattaatacattttaagGTTATTTTCGGGTAGAGATAATTCACTATGAAAAAACATGAtgaaacgttaacttcggttggcCCGAagttttaatacttttaaaaaattgaataaattccaaagaagtaatgattttgttcgttcagtttgtatgacggttatatgttatagtggtccgatctgaaaaaattgttcagagattgtagcgttgtcttGAACAAATATTCATGCCAAGtttagtgaagatatctcatcaaataaaaaagtttttcatacaaatgctAGATTTtgatcgttaagtttgtatggcagctatatgccatagtagcctgatctgaaaaaattgttcagagattgtagcgttgtcttGAACAAATATTCATGCCAAGTTTAGTGAAGATatcattgcaaataaaaaagtttttcatacaagctcttttttttgatcgttcagtttgtatggcagctatatgctatggtagtctgatctgaacaatttcttcggagattgttgcattgtcttggaaaataattcatgccaagtttcgtgaaaatatcatttcaaataaaaaagttttctaaacaagaactttattttgatcttCAATGTTTCAAcgatcattaaattttttcggaagCAGTTAATGACTATTAAGAACTTGAGATCGCAGAAATATGTGTAATTctttacaaacaaataaatatgtaagagTCCAACAATACCATCATTTCCTAAAATCTGTAATTAttataactataaaaatatgaataccgTTATAATACAATTCTATCTctaattgtaaataatttctataaacATTCATCACtttatcatatatatttttttaatttaatttattttatttacctcTAAAATGTAGGCTTTCTTTCATTTTCAGGCACACCCATCAATCGTTTACCGATAATGGCAAAATCCGTTTTGGACTTATATGAGCTATATAATTTGGTTATAGCGCGTGGCGGTCTTGTTGATGTCATCAACAAGAAATTGTGGCAGGAAATCATTAAAGGTCTACATTTGCCCTCAAGCATAACAAGTGCCGCATTCACATTGAGAACACAGTAAGTAGAtaatgaagaatttttaaagaaattgagagttattttccataaaaaaaaaatagttctatgCTAAAGTAGCTGAAGGTCATATGATTAGATTGtgtgttaaattttgtgatCTCGAAAGACAGAAGTTGGTCGAAGCTTACTTTTGTGATGAgttaacggattttgtgatctCGAAAGACAGAAGACTAATAAAAACGCTCGTAGTTTCGGATGAAACTCAAGTTTGAGCTTAGTAAAAAGTGTCGGTACTGGAAGGGATTagaaaaatatgccaaaaaaatgaaaatttttcgaataaatttcGGCAATAAGCTAAAGCAACCAGACTTTTTGCTCATTTACCAGTTGAATTTGTTGTAAAAGACTAAAGAAACGATTAAAGTGTTAACAAAGGTAACTCTTTCtgggttttgttgtttttcgcaAAGGTGCAATCAACGGGCATAAAAGATTTGCAACGCGTGTGTCTGAATTTTCGCGCAAATAAATGTGTGAAAAAACAGCCAGACGAGCCAAAACCTAACAAATAGCAATACCTATGcaagtacatacttatgaatatatgtatgcatgtttgtatgtttgtgtgtgttatgGCCACATTGGCAGCACTGAGCGCAGCGTCTTGTTGGCCCGTGTTGTTGCATTAATGTCGAGTTGATGACATATTTTATGTGGCAAACGTTCGGTTGCGCCCttttccacaacaacaactcgTACAAGAAAAACCATTATgcagttgcatgccacaaatgcTTGCAACCGCAAATGTACATGCAAAAATAAAGCTTTGCTGCAgcgatttttattgcattttatttattttctattttattttaaactttttattttggcaTTTTCTTTATTGCCACAAAAGACATTTGTGGCTTCTTGCTAACTGGCGAAATAACTAACCAACTAACTAACTGCATGTCTGGCCGTGAGAAGACGTGCAGCCAGCAGTCCAACAACCGTCATTCAGtcgtcagcagcagcagcagcagcggcaataACAAATTATAGAATAAGTTATGTCTCGCTTAAAATGACTTACACAcattgtggcatgcaacaaagtGGCTGGCgtagtttataattaaaatttttgaaatttaagctTCGCTTTAACGGCACACACCTACAAAGatacatgtgtgtttgtgattgtagatatatttttatgcgtGAACGTCAGGGTGGCCGCAGGCAGGTATTTGCAACGTGTAACCGTTACTTGCAGTCtggtaatttttataccctaaacagggtatattaagtttgccatccAGTAAAAAACGTCGGGGACCCTATAAACTATAAAATGTATAAGTGATCTGATCTACTTGTATATTAAGCGTATGTAACTCAGTTTTTGAGCTATTGATCTGAAATTCGCCGATATCGGAGCACtgtagcttatagctgccatacaaacttaacgatcaAGTTGAGGttcttgtatggcaaacttttttatttaaagagatatctccatgaaatttggcatagactATTGTTCAAGGCATCGCTATAAActgtgaataaattttttaaataggactactatagcttatagctgtcatacaaactgaccgatcggaatcaagtatggaaaacttttttattagatgagatatcttcatgaaatttggcatgaagaTTTGTCCAAAGCATCGCTATAAActgtgaataaaattttaaaatcggactactatagcatacagctgccatacaaactgaccgatcggaatcaagtatttgtatggaaaacttttttattagatgagatatctttatgaaattggcATGAAGATTTGTCCAAAGCATCGCTATAAACagtgaacaaaattttaaaatcgggctactatagcatacagctgccatacaaactgaccgatcggaatcaagtatttgtatggaaaacttttttattagatgagacatcttcatgaaatttggcatgaagaTTTGTCCAAAGCATCGCTATAAACtgtgaataaatttttcaaatcggacttgtataacatatagctgccctacaaacggatcgatcaaaatcaagtgcttgtatggaaaacctttttatttgatgagatttTTTCACGAAGTTTCGCATGAATAATTATTTAAGGTAACGGTACAATCtgcgaacaaattgttcagatcgggtcactataacatatagctgtcatacaaactgatcgatcaaaatcaacttTTTGTATGGAGAGTTCACTATTTaggaagggtattatagttttgttgtaactaaagttaacgtttttgcttgtttagagttttttctcaaataaatcACCACAAATGTGTATGGCAGGCGTCAGTTTGTTAGAGAAATTTAGTTTTCGTacgatgaaaaaaattatttacacctGATTTGAGCATATTTCagttgcatatatgtaagtgcatatgtgcatacatacatatactataattTACATAAGCACATATTCCCCTATACTACTTAAACACCTTTCTCGCAGCCCTTTAAAGCAACTTTCTGCGTCTGCATACAACAAACAACCAcaacatatgcattgccaacaGCAGACACTGTGTGGCGATTTTTTAGTACTCTTGCAATAATTTACAATTGCTAATAACAGATCATAAAAATATTGGCTTTATTTGTTGCCATTCGCATTAATGTCTCTTGCGCTGTTGCAAGCAAAATGATAATATGTataagcaacaataacatttcGTCTATGAATGCCCAGCCATGTAGACAGTGAGTGCAAAAACTATGCACACACACTCAAGCAGAGCATTGAGGCGAAAGCTTTTGACAGCCATAAAGCACCACAGGAGTGCATAAAAAGCACACGAAAATGAATGCGAGTAACACTTACTCGGCACACGAGCGCAGTTGCACACAGAAATACACTGCTAAACGGTTGGagatacaaataaaatattttaatataattgcatttgttgctttctgctttttttttttggctttttacTGCATTTCGctattttctttcctttttttggttttgtttttatttttggttttattttttttttgtttttatttttgtttttgttttttttttgcgtctcttttcatatttcattttattgttatttaagtTTTTCGCCTGGCAACGCctcacataaaatttatttgtaatacatTTACTCATTTATGGCTGCTGCTCTGCGGTTTTTGGTGCGGCTGCCTTCCGTTAATGGCTGCGaggctttaattaaatttcaatttttacttaaattattgcGTCGCATAAAAAGTCGCTCATTTGCGCCACAAATATGTGGGCTTgacatgtaagtatgtaggAACTTCAGATGGTTAGCTGGCGGtgagaaaaatttcacaaacataaaatatttttctaaaagctTTTTATTGAAGAGTGGTTTGACAAGTAATGTTCGaaggaatattatttttgttaataacttCGATTTTTAAAGCTACTCGGAGGTCtaaatttgttttacaaaaaattagcTTATTCAAGGAAACCgccattttaacaaaaatcgaaatttttactAGTCTTTCGATCATACCTGTGTTCAGCTATAAGAATacatttttcttggttttttgattttagatattttaggtaaaaaaattatttctcacCTATTTTCGGAGGTGCTTTTGTATATTGCCTATGGGATCATTGGAATCCAAAGTTTTCCAAAATGAATTGCtgatttcgaaataaatttttgaaaatcattcTGAAGTGCTGATTTcgaaacaaattttcgaaataaaatttcgaaaatcattCCGAAATGCtgatttcgaaataaattttcgatAATCATTCTGAAGTGCTGACTtcgaaataaattgttgaaatcatTCTGAATTGCTGACTTcgaaacaaattttcgaaataaattttcgaaaatcactCTGAAGTGCTGACCTCGAATTGCtgatttcgaaataaaatttcgaaattcattCTGCCGCCAAAAACTGTTTGAAATCTTATCTAACTCAGCCATACCGGTCTTCAGACCCGTTTGTTAGATATAAAGCTCATGGGTATAAGTAACTtatggtatacatataaattcacTCACGTACTCtattattaatacatataaacttcttatatattttttccttatgcaaattgtttttgcatttttaaagtAGCCCTTTACGCCATTATTATgaccatttacatacatacatacaacataaCAGATAATTGTTTGATCCATTTTGTGCCGCTCATCACAGGAGACGCGTGAGAAATAACACGCCCACTCTATTAATTCATACACAACTTGCAGGAGGCACACACACCTTCAAGTTGTTAAATATTCTGCCAATTTTCGATACCAGCCATAATAAACAAGATCTTCTTCACTATTCACTAATGGAGAAACTGTagcggcaacaaaaacaatcaatCGTACTGTATCAATGCTACTGTACTAATTGTTGAAATCTGAGAGCGCGACGGCGAACATATAAAAATCgctaattaatgaaaaattaaattagcttGGAGATTTAACGTCTGCAAGCGTTTCGTTTCAAAATAATTGTATGTGTGCCTCTACTAAATtggaatcgaaaaaatttttaaatttttagtttcagtttttgatataaaaaatttcaaaaaatatttcttaccgCCAAAAatgcttttacatttttttcactttatatttttcaagcatttattcaattttttttcaaaatttttttttttagtttttttttttaattttttcaatttttttttagttttttttagttttttttagttttttttagtttttttttgtttttttttttaattttttcaattttttttcaatttttttttaatttttttttctttaatttttttttttaatttttttttatttttttttaatttttttatttttttttttattttttttttatttattccgaaattttatatttttttttttcaaataaaaaaattgtttttaataataccTCATTTGGGTgagtatattaaattattttcgtttcaaaataattgtatgtatgtatgtttgtgtgactCCACTTAATGGAATTCGACatcgaaattttttatctttttttttttttaatttttttttgaaatttgaaattttttcttcgcAAGTATTTGCATATCGCCAAAAAGCTCTGGCACAAGCGCCACTTACTTGGCCTGCATAATTTCGCTGTGGAGAAAAACGAGTTCAATGCAAACTCGAAATTATAGCATTTATGTGAAATTATAgtgtattttttatgaattattgcGCAATTTATGGCACGCATCAAAATTTCCACTGTCAATAAGCGCttcataaaaactttaattccTTTTCATATCTTTTGAATGGCAGCAGTTAAGTATTGGCGCAAGtataatgttatatttttaacacttGAGGAGCTTGTGGAGCAAAAAACGTTCGgtgattcatttttttatatttttttccttacaTGATCATTGAATGAACTCTCGTTACGTGATAACTTTCCTTTTAAAGCGACTTTTTTCACGATTTTTTGATGGTTTCTTTTACTTTGTTTGCCTTTTTCGTTCTTTTTCATTCCTTTCTTTTGTGTTTCCTTtcattttattactatttttcattCCTTCTTTTCtgtgttttacttttattttatttctgttgTTCACTCGGTTGATTCGTTGAACTAATTTTGTATTAAGTTTAGATTTTTACTCAATTTTGCAATGAACTTTCTCGCAGAAATTAATTCTTTCCTTCGTTTTTCTTCCTCTTTTCCTTTTAAGGCACagtttttattcttatttttcgttttttttttgtgtttacattttgttgttatttacattGTTTTTACCTTTATTTTTTGCGTTGAAATTAATTTCTTCCCAAACGATTTTTGACTAATATTTTTCcgacaataaaatagaaaaatattaatgccatttttcttttctgaacaaaatattttagtatcaGAAGAATGAGAAAAACATgagaatgatttttttttttttaattttttcgtatttcttatcTGGGTTTTCCTGGGAGAATTTTTTTGAAcgttttttttctaacttttaatttttttattttatatatttttttattttatagatttttttaaattattttttttttttatatgttatttttacatttttttttatatattttttttaatttttatatttttatatatacattttttttaatttttctatattttttaatttttatatattttttttaattttcatattttttataattttcatattttttttttaattttcatatatattttttaattttatatatattttttcaatttttatatttttttttatatttttttttatatttttttactttttatttttcctctcTATTTTTCATACCAAATTCACCGATTAatatcaagtccttgtatggacaaatttttatttgagaagaaaCCCACacgaaattttaatgaattatttcCCAAGGCTATTGCTTAGACTGGATTACCGACTGATCAAAAGCAAGTTAAAGTTCTTCTTATACCCTATCATGCTATAcgaaatgcaactgtgaagggtattatagctcgCCGCAGCCGAAGTTAGCATGTTTTCTTGTCTTTATTTACGTTATTATGTAGAAAGTGAGGTTACGCTATACCAAGTTCTTCGCAAATCAAGTGAATATGCCGCAATGGATTTTATAGTCGTCTCCTTGCTCATTTTTAAGGCTATTGCTAATGCAGATTGCACCTTAAGAGTGCTCGCTTTCAACTCTACCCCGCTGCCTTGTCGGCTGCGCTGAACTCAAGAGTTCCGGCCAGTGGATGccatattttgcatttaattaataaacacTACAGAAATCAGTCAACAGTAAACAATTAAGATGGTTTCTCAAACACGCacatatactcacacacacacaaacactcagCCGCATACTCTCATTTTTATGCAAATGTAACGGACATTGCGTGCTGATGTTACAAGCAAAGACGCGAACTGTTTGttgttaaaacaacaacacgctGGGAAACTAAAACAAACAGGCAATAAGAGTTAAGCTACACAAAGGgcttataaaaagaaaaacaaggaGTAAGAGCAAAGCGTCGTCGGGCATAAGAAAAGTCAGAGTTAGAGTCAGATTGAGCGCGTTTAAGCCAACAATTAGCCATGACTATGGCGTGTGGAGCGTTGGGCTTGAATGATCAATGATCTGCGCGTCGTTGATAGCCAGCAAATAGCCGGCAAGTATCCTTGCATAGCCTCGGATCAGCacctgtgttgttgttattgttgttttgtgcaCTCCGGACAGATGGATGTTTCACTTGAATTGCCGTGCAAATATGAAATCGAAATGGAAAGGAAGCAACAGGCGGCCGAAGAGTTAGGGCCTggtacaaatttacatacatgtacatatgcatgtatgtgtgtatttttgtgTTGCCAAGTGCAAGAAGGGTTCAAGTGCTCGACTATTTAGTTAGtctgtacatgtgtatgtactcaGCTGAGTTGATATGGTGGCGTAGACAGGAAGATTTCTTATATAAACACTGCTGGCTAGCCGGAGGACGATGGAGGTTATGGTGCTAGGCGCTCTAtggttaatatgtatgtaagtgcgtacatatgtatgtacctctaTGCAGCAGCGTCTCATTAGTACTTTATGGCACTTCAGCTGCTTCGGCCAACTCCAAATTACCATTGGCATTATGATGGTAATGATTACTATTTTAAAtgctaattattttattattgtagtagttgttgttgttcgctatgtctgttgaaaattttaatttgactgGCAACTGCTAAAACAACTAAAGTTCCGCAatatgcagcaacaacaacaacaactgcaaaaacggcaacaacaataatggttacaacaacaataactacaaacaatgtctacaacaacaaaacactaactacaaaaacaagaactaaaacaacaaatcaacaactaaaacaacaaaaacaataactacaacaacaagcatttctacaacaacaatactaacatatggcgacaacaacaataacatcattTATTAGCACCATTGATCAGCCTGCATAGCTGCgttttatttgcattaaaatgtgcctgagtgtgcgtgtgtgtgtgaaagtcAATATGCCTATGTATTCGCTGTGAACGTACAGATGTTGCTGGTGCATGGGCAGACATTTGATGTGGGTAAACACCTGAATCGGTAATGGTGCAATTACCACCAGTCGATGTCGGCAAatgaaaacacacacatgcatacattcctatgcaaatatatacatacatacacacatatttacctTCATTTGAGACAAGTTGCTTGAGATGCCGACAACATAAAGTTGCCGTTTAGACATGGGCGGCGGAAGTTATTTTCAGTTCACAATAGTAATATTGTCTCAGAACCCCAAAATTAGGTTGACTCAAGGATTTGTTATGACTCAGTAAAGAAACCTCCATCTATAATAACAAGCAATATCGGGCATTAACTTTAGTTGACCGAcctgaaaaatttgttcggagatttgtcttcgaaaataatccatgccaaatttcatagagatatctcgtcaactaaaaaagttttccatctGATTCCGATCGGTTAGTTTGCTCTGATATCAGTGCTTCTGACAAAAGatcagcttcttgaagagataTGGACCTGATCATTGTTCCAACCGACGTCTACGTCTTTGTCCTTTGTATAAACACCTGTCAACACACCGTTCGCTCGCCGCCGCTGTTGCaggcatttatttcatttgcatattACCTCCTGACTATGCCATAGCTCAACGGAGCGCCGCATTTGCCGGCTGCGTCGCCTCCTGCCTACTAAAGCCGACACTGCCGCAAACACTATTCCACACGTCTTCTTTTCACTTTGTTTTTCCTTATGCGCTCATATTTGTGTTGGCTTCCATTAGcgttcttttaatttaattaacacaaTCAAAGGCTGCCACAACAACTCTTTCTGCAATCAGCCGCCACTCTCGTCAACAAAACGTCAACGACCAACGTTCGATGTGCGACGATCAACGTTCGCAGGCGCAGCAAATGATCATCGTAATTCCTCATTTCATCACTGAGTCAGGCGCGTTCGATTGCGTTAGTAGTGCTCgtacttatttaaatatttaataaacattactTTTATACAACCGGCAACGCTTGCTGCCGCATACTTCGACGGCGGCGGCAGTGTCTCTTGTCGTCTCCGCTTGCCTTCGATCGGTCGATCGTTGTCGTGTTTACTCATTTGGAGATTTCGCATTTGCATTTTGTCACGTCACTCAAGTTTGTCTTATTATTTCTAACTCTTCCGCGCTGTTCGCTTCTCTCTTTCCCACACTGCACTGTCGCTGCTTCGGCTTGCAGTCGCTGGATAAGTGCaacaattgaaatgttttgttGATTTAGGTCCAACGGCGCGCAATGATCGTACCTAGATGATAATCATTCGTCTCCGAGGGTGATCATGATGTTGGCATTTCTTGCTGGCAGGATGATGACAAGGTTCATGCATCAAATATTCGTATGTATTCTATTTGTTTATCTCAATTAATGTGTCGGTGAAGTTTTTGTTCGGTGAAGGTGTCGGCGTACATGAAAGTAATGCAAATTTTTGCTTAAGTCTTATTATGAACGGTAGAATATTTGATTGAGGTTTTTATTTGTCATTGCATCAAACAATTAGCTGAGTCATTTAGTAGGTGTGGGgaaccttttttttattaaagagaCAGCGTAAGAGTCTTACAAATCttcttttgccttttatttACGAATTATCTACATACGACtacgaagttatgactgtcaacagtgacgtggcacccaagtcgcgagtgcgaggACTTTTTTTAGGTTCCGAAAGTTAGATATTTTTCGTCAcagtcaaattttttataaaatttgtttaataatcaACTAAATCCCACAATCGCTCTCTTTCCACTTACAgatatatgaaatatctttaccCCTACGAATGCGACAAGAAGAATCTGAGTACACCTGTCGAGCTGCAGGCGGCCATTGACGGCAATCGACGCGAGGGTCGTCGCTCCAGCTATGGCCAATACGAGGCTATGCATGCTCAATTGCAAATGGTGAgtaaagcaataacaattttcatatttcttccAAACACTAAACGTCTCTCTTCTCCACGTTTCCTCTCTTCCGCAAATGCAGCCACAAATTGGACGTCCACAGTTGCCCGGTGGCATACAACAAATGTCGCCTTTGGCGCTGGTCACACACGCCGCCAACAATCAACAAGTGCAAGCAGCGGCTGCAGCCGCCGCCGCACACCACAGATTGATGGCGCCCTCCTTCGGTCAAATAGGTCAAATGCCGAACTTGGTGTCGCACGAATTGGAGCAGCGCATGGTGGAATATATTAAATTGATGCAGGTGAAGAAGGAACAACATAGCAACGCTGCTGctgcggcggcggtggcggcggcaGCAGCGGCCGCTGGTGGCAATGTGGCTGGTGTTGTGGGTGGCGATGCAGCGGCTTTAGCGCGTCTTGGTGCGCCTAGCACTAGCAATGGTGCACATCTCAAGCAACAACAGCGTCAACGTTCAGCAAGTCCAGAGGCCCCAGCTCATGAGGCGATGAACGCTTTGGACATTTCACGCGTCGCGCTTTGGCAAATGTATCACAACAACACCAGCCCGCCAGTATCGATGAACGCCTCACCACAGGGAAGTGGAGCGGGGATTATCGCCGGAGTAAACGCAATGGGCGTGCCAAACTTAAACGAACAAAAGTGAGTATTTGAAGCATTTAATAGTCAGCGCGCCATCTGTGCGACTCAACTGTGCAACACATTACTTTCCGTTATTTCGGTTTGAAACCATACTAAGCACAATATTTGCTTTTCCGCACTTTTTCTAGCAGTGAGGCTCTCAACCTTTCCGACTCACCGCCAAACATTAACAACATCAAACGCGAGCGCGAGCACGAACAATCGCCTGAACCGTGCGATCGCGACGATTTCCACAATCAATCGCCACCGGTGAAACGTAGCGCCCTCAATTTTCCAGCTGGTTTCTATCTACCTTCGAGTATGGCCGCGGCAGCAGCCGCAGCTGCCGCCAATTTCCatcaacaaaacaacaacagcaataatcaTCTGCCACAAGACTCCGATGGTGAGGACGGTGAGGATGGCGATGATGACGCCGATACGCACAACGCAGCCCACAACTCCATGGCACAAGATGTAGAGTCCAATCGCCCCGCGTTAAATGGTCACCATCATCAGCATCTGCATCATCATCTGCAGCAACTTCACCACTTGCCACACGGCCTACAAATGCCGCATCATCAACATCTCGTCAAGAATGCCAGCGGCAATCAGGACAAGTCTGACGATTCAGCCCTTGAAAATTCTCCCTCGACTAGTGCGGCCTCGACCGGTGGCGTTGGTGCTGACACCAGCAATGGCAACAATGCTTGTGGTGACAATGCCAGCGGTCACATATCACCGGTATCCACAAAGAAGAAACACCTGCCGAATCAGCAAAACAATGGTGGTTCAACGGCCATGGATTGTAGCAGTAGCGGCGCCGGGCGTGCCCAATCGAATAGCCCCAGTTTAGGTGGCGTCGAAGATGCTTTGAATCTGCTTTCGGGCATGCAATTCCGTGTGTCACGTAACGGTGAGtacagaaaaattttgaaaaattattgtatatagtatgtttACTGATATTAGAAGAAATAGATTTCATAAAGCGGAGCTTTTGTCTCTACGAAGCTTTTGGAAGCTCACATGTCTTTTGAAGCTTTAGCAAAAGCTCTTAGGAGCACATATCTTTTGAAGCTTTAGATAAAGCTCTCAGGCACACATGTCTTTTGAAGCTTTAGATAAAGCTTACAGGCACACAATTTCCGTAGCTTTTTTGTTTCCCTCCTAGCTTTTGGAGCTTTCtcaatttctttttaaagaaaactaaaatttataatttcaaagttttgtaaaataattttta includes:
- the LOC105227737 gene encoding protein dead ringer isoform X3; the protein is MQLYNMDCTGRRSNQSERDPDLGEDLSRDVASDDDIRDCDSIDADHHVIRATRLNVATLKRQHSSNSNNKNRNIHNNNHNSNNNNNSHSNNTFVGDMSFGGNAGSVSLGVGSGMGVRSPDHHGDLQMSHHHQFPTNHPLNALSNFMGISGLHGIPNLPHNDVLEKLKMQVRDFKEQDYAAAAHAAAFGQNLLPSSLNPAFSLPPTSIAQFEHRAQSLAAQAGGGSSGIGGSIGVANGNSQNSQHTGGNNVGVSGASCLTNGGNGLLGGANGSGGNGPGMGSGVGGVGGGGVGGASSGNGGFSFTSPTAPSSKDVNPASNSSTSSEASNSSQQNNAWSFEEQYKQVRQLYEINDDPKRKEFLDDLFSFMQKRGTPINRLPIMAKSVLDLYELYNLVIARGGLVDVINKKLWQEIIKGLHLPSSITSAAFTLRTQYMKYLYPYECDKKNLSTPVELQAAIDGNRREGRRSSYGQYEAMHAQLQMPQIGRPQLPGGIQQMSPLALVTHAANNQQVQAAAAAAAAHHRLMAPSFGQIGQMPNLVSHELEQRMVEYIKLMQVKKEQHSNAAAAAAVAAAAAAAGGNVAGVVGGDAAALARLGAPSTSNGAHLKQQQRQRSASPEAPAHEAMNALDISRVALWQMYHNNTSPPVSMNASPQGSGAGIIAGVNAMGVPNLNEQNSEALNLSDSPPNINNIKREREHEQSPEPCDRDDFHNQSPPVKRSALNFPAGFYLPSSMAAAAAAAAANFHQQNNNSNNHLPQDSDGEDGEDGDDDADTHNAAHNSMAQDVESNRPALNGHHHQHLHHHLQQLHHLPHGLQMPHHQHLVKNASGNQDKSDDSALENSPSTSAASTGGVGADTSNGNNACGDNASGHISPVSTKKKHLPNQQNNGGSTAMDCSSSGAGRAQSNSPSLGGVEDALNLLSGMQFRVSRNGTNANGEQQLVVNLELNGVNYSGVLIANTANNSNDASPSRADPQQKTNEANENNESVDATAEEAKNVSGSGTSGADGDIEDEDMADLASTTSNDETTPRNMSKNDGNGLSVITNKSALNDSNVNDAVMSAS